One genomic window of Devosia salina includes the following:
- a CDS encoding quinone-dependent dihydroorotate dehydrogenase, translated as MIFSALSPLLRNAGLAGLTRDALLRMDPETAHGATITALRLGLAPQQEHPDPPELATSLCGLDLKNPVGMAAGFDKNAEVPRPLALMGFGMVEIGTVTPRPQAGNPKPRLFRVPEAEGVINRMGFNNEGHEAAFERLKGLRVPAALGVNIGANKDSADFVADYVMGVQRFADLADYLTVNISSPNTPALRNLQADEALRRLLGEVLAARAKARTRVPVLLKIAPDLDEAGMDAIARVILDTDLDGLIVSNTTISRDPVVGLENADETGGLSGKPLFNLSTRRLAQMRQRVGALPLVGVGGIHSPQSALAKIEAGANAIQLYSALVFGGLDLLDRIKRGLVAGVRAAGSRNISELVGTRTDDWASGKAE; from the coding sequence ATGATCTTTTCCGCGCTTTCGCCACTGCTGCGCAATGCCGGCCTCGCCGGCCTGACGCGCGACGCCCTCCTCCGCATGGACCCCGAAACCGCCCATGGCGCCACCATCACGGCGCTGCGCCTTGGTCTCGCCCCGCAGCAGGAGCATCCCGATCCGCCCGAACTGGCGACCAGCCTCTGCGGTCTCGACCTCAAGAACCCGGTCGGCATGGCGGCAGGTTTTGACAAGAATGCCGAAGTGCCGCGCCCGCTGGCGCTGATGGGCTTCGGCATGGTCGAGATCGGGACGGTCACGCCGCGCCCGCAAGCGGGCAATCCCAAGCCGCGCCTGTTTCGCGTGCCCGAGGCCGAAGGCGTCATCAACCGCATGGGCTTCAACAATGAGGGGCACGAGGCCGCCTTCGAGCGCCTCAAGGGCCTGCGCGTGCCCGCGGCGCTGGGCGTCAATATCGGCGCCAACAAGGACAGCGCCGACTTCGTCGCCGATTATGTGATGGGCGTCCAGCGCTTCGCCGACCTGGCCGATTACCTCACCGTCAACATCTCCTCGCCCAATACGCCGGCGCTGAGGAACCTGCAGGCCGACGAGGCGCTGCGGCGGCTGCTGGGCGAGGTTCTGGCGGCCCGCGCCAAGGCCAGGACCCGGGTGCCGGTGCTTTTGAAGATCGCTCCCGATCTCGACGAAGCCGGCATGGACGCCATCGCCCGGGTCATCCTCGATACCGATCTCGACGGGTTGATCGTCTCCAACACCACTATTTCGCGCGATCCGGTGGTAGGCCTCGAGAATGCCGATGAGACCGGCGGGCTTTCCGGCAAGCCCCTCTTCAACCTCTCCACCCGGCGCCTCGCCCAGATGCGCCAGCGCGTCGGAGCGCTGCCACTGGTCGGGGTCGGGGGCATCCATTCGCCGCAATCGGCTCTGGCCAAGATCGAGGCGGGTGCCAATGCCATCCAGCTCTATTCGGCGCTGGTCTTTGGCGGCCTCGACCTACTCGACCGCATCAAGCGTGGCCTGGTCGCCGGGGTGCGCGCGGCGGGTAGCCGGAACATTTCCGAGCTGGTCGGTACCAGGACCGACGACTGGGCCTCAGGCAAGGCCGAATAA
- a CDS encoding MATE family efflux transporter — protein sequence MTARPQHPFDVRSKDVWSIALPASIAFITEPMVGLVDITVVGRLGDAALLGGLVLGALVFDVLFSLAYFLRIGTAGLVAQAVGARDPRHGLLHVARALILGLGIGGLMIALALPILWAAEALLAPQPGVAAALADYYFVRIWSAPFSLINYALLGWFYGRAAARTGMLLQLVLHGINIVCSIGLVYGLGWGVAGAAAGTLLGQIVAAILGLVILVRHYGGIANLVSRIAPGELGDAHAIQRMFGLSRDLMIRSMALMGAYAWFAAQGSRMGEISLAANAVLLNLLMVVGFFLDGIAQAAEQLTGKAVGANWRPAYEQAYRLSMIWGLVIALGLGAFWYGAGPWVIGLMTTNEAVRAEALAYLPIAALCALTFMPAFVYDGILIGTTQNVVMRNGMVVSLVVFLAAAAVLQPAWGNWGLWAALHCWFLARGGIYWWALERRKAGLFGLA from the coding sequence ATGACCGCCCGTCCCCAGCATCCCTTCGACGTCCGCAGCAAGGATGTCTGGTCCATCGCCCTGCCCGCCTCCATCGCCTTCATCACCGAGCCCATGGTGGGGCTGGTCGATATCACCGTGGTGGGGCGTCTGGGTGATGCGGCCCTGCTGGGCGGGCTGGTGCTGGGCGCGCTTGTCTTCGACGTGCTGTTCTCGCTCGCCTATTTCCTGCGCATCGGCACGGCGGGGCTGGTGGCGCAGGCCGTCGGCGCCCGCGATCCGCGCCACGGGCTGCTGCATGTGGCCCGCGCCCTGATCCTGGGTCTCGGCATTGGCGGGCTGATGATCGCACTGGCCCTGCCGATCCTTTGGGCCGCTGAAGCGCTGCTGGCGCCGCAGCCGGGCGTTGCCGCGGCCCTGGCGGACTACTATTTCGTCCGCATCTGGTCGGCGCCCTTTTCACTGATCAACTACGCGCTTCTGGGCTGGTTCTATGGCCGGGCGGCGGCGCGCACCGGCATGCTGCTGCAACTGGTGCTGCATGGCATCAACATCGTGTGCAGCATCGGCCTGGTCTATGGGCTGGGCTGGGGCGTCGCCGGCGCGGCGGCCGGGACGCTATTGGGACAGATCGTGGCAGCGATATTGGGCCTTGTCATCCTCGTCCGGCATTATGGCGGCATAGCAAACCTGGTTTCCCGCATCGCACCGGGCGAACTGGGCGACGCCCACGCCATCCAGCGCATGTTCGGCCTCAGCCGCGACCTGATGATCCGCTCCATGGCATTGATGGGCGCCTATGCCTGGTTCGCCGCGCAGGGATCGCGCATGGGCGAAATATCGCTGGCCGCCAATGCAGTGCTGCTCAACCTGTTGATGGTGGTGGGGTTCTTCCTCGATGGCATTGCCCAGGCCGCCGAGCAATTGACCGGCAAGGCGGTGGGCGCCAATTGGCGGCCGGCCTATGAGCAGGCCTATCGTCTCTCGATGATCTGGGGACTGGTGATCGCTTTGGGGCTGGGCGCCTTCTGGTATGGCGCCGGGCCGTGGGTCATCGGCCTGATGACCACCAATGAGGCGGTACGGGCGGAGGCGCTGGCCTATCTGCCGATTGCCGCGCTTTGCGCGCTGACCTTCATGCCCGCCTTTGTCTATGACGGCATCCTGATCGGCACGACGCAGAACGTGGTGATGCGCAATGGCATGGTGGTGTCGCTGGTGGTGTTCCTGGCCGCGGCGGCGGTGCTGCAGCCGGCCTGGGGCAATTGGGGCCTCTGGGCCGCGCTCCATTGCTGGTTCCTGGCGCGCGGCGGCATTTATTGGTGGGCACTGGAGCGCAGGAAGGCCGGGTTATTCGGCCTTGCCTGA
- a CDS encoding nucleoside/nucleotide kinase family protein codes for MPQVIHLNPENVMARLVPHILEMESAAHGQRIAIGIAGGPGTGKSTLAAELVAMLNAVKPGSAALVPMDGFHMKHAKIEAMGATDRKGAPHTFEGAEFVGFLHHLKHASEAVSGPGYSRKIEDTVDDAFTVQPDVKVLVVEGNYLLLTEGPWAGVRPLLDYAAFIHVPRELVRKRLMKRHGEEGLFSEERNRAHIERNDLPNYDLVEQSRERADVIFELDVTR; via the coding sequence ATGCCCCAAGTCATTCACCTGAACCCGGAAAACGTGATGGCGCGGCTCGTGCCGCATATCCTGGAAATGGAAAGCGCCGCCCATGGCCAGCGCATCGCCATCGGTATCGCGGGGGGACCTGGCACCGGCAAGTCGACGCTCGCCGCCGAGCTGGTCGCCATGCTCAATGCGGTCAAGCCCGGCAGCGCGGCGCTGGTGCCGATGGATGGCTTCCACATGAAGCATGCCAAGATCGAAGCCATGGGCGCGACCGATCGCAAGGGGGCGCCGCACACTTTCGAGGGCGCCGAATTCGTCGGCTTCCTCCACCACCTCAAGCATGCCAGCGAAGCGGTCAGCGGGCCCGGCTATAGCCGCAAGATCGAGGACACGGTGGACGACGCCTTCACCGTGCAGCCCGATGTGAAGGTGCTGGTGGTGGAAGGCAATTACCTGTTGCTCACCGAGGGGCCCTGGGCCGGCGTGCGCCCGCTGCTCGATTATGCCGCCTTCATCCATGTGCCGCGCGAATTGGTGCGCAAGCGGCTGATGAAACGGCATGGCGAAGAGGGTCTGTTCTCCGAGGAGCGCAACCGCGCCCATATCGAGCGCAATGACCTGCCCAATTACGATCTTGTCGAGCAGTCCCGCGAGCGGGCGGACGTGATCTTCGAGCTCGATGTGACGCGGTAG
- a CDS encoding ligase-associated DNA damage response DEXH box helicase has protein sequence MAPRLPPIISDWFASRGWAPRQHQLDVLASYQAGASQLLIAPTGAGKTLAGFLPTLTDLAAGGFEGLHTLYISPLKALAVDVERNLSTPIAEMGLPIRVEARTGDTPASKRARQRVKPPHALLTTPEQLALLISHPQAELMFGTLRRVVLDELHALVTSKRGDLLALGLARLARLAPDMRLTALSATVARPDLLRDWIAQPHPGGRTDLLTMTGGARPELTILETEERLPWAGHSAVYAHRELYETIQRHKTTLLFVNTRSQAEMLFQGLWDINEEMLPIALHHGSLSVEQRRKVEAAMASGKLKAVVCTSTLDLGIDWGDVDLVVQVGAPKGSSRMLQRIGRANHRLDDPSEALLVPSNRFEVLECEAAVEAVAEGHQDSEDPLPGGYDVLAQHVLGMACAEPFDAEALHAEILCAWPYRELSREKFDKVLDFVATGGYALRAYERYARLKQTPDGKWRIANPAVAQQYRLNIGTIIEEPMVRVRLVRARGLKQGRTTGPIGMGGRVLGEMEEYFFGTLSLGDTFMFGGEIVAFEGMKDNEAFVSRAFSKDPKIPSYMGGKFPLSTYLAERVRRIMDSPEEWRKLPDQVADWLRLQRDLSVLPRRDSLLVETFPRGTNNFLVCYPFEGRLAHQTLGMLLTRRLERMRARPLGFVASEYALAIWGLGDLSALIRTGRLSLDELFAEDMLGDDLEAWLDESALMKRTFRNCAIIAGLIERRHPGKEKTGRQITMSSDIIYDVLYQHEPDHILIEATRRDAARGLLDIERLGQMLARIRHHIVHKPLSQISPLAVPVMLDIGKEPIFGEARESAMADAADELLREATAGR, from the coding sequence TTGGCCCCGCGACTTCCTCCCATCATCTCGGACTGGTTTGCCTCGCGCGGCTGGGCGCCCCGCCAGCATCAGCTCGACGTGCTGGCGAGCTATCAGGCCGGTGCCAGCCAATTGCTGATTGCCCCGACCGGTGCCGGCAAGACGCTGGCCGGGTTCCTGCCGACGCTGACCGATCTGGCAGCGGGCGGTTTCGAGGGCCTGCACACACTCTATATCTCCCCACTCAAAGCTTTGGCGGTGGATGTGGAGCGCAATCTCTCCACCCCGATAGCCGAAATGGGCCTGCCCATCCGCGTCGAGGCGCGCACCGGCGACACGCCGGCCTCCAAACGCGCGCGCCAGCGGGTGAAGCCGCCCCATGCATTGCTGACCACGCCCGAGCAATTGGCGCTGTTGATCAGCCATCCGCAGGCCGAACTGATGTTCGGGACCCTCAGGCGCGTCGTGCTCGACGAGCTGCATGCCCTGGTCACCTCCAAGCGCGGCGACCTGCTGGCACTGGGCCTGGCGCGACTGGCAAGGTTGGCGCCGGACATGCGCCTCACCGCGCTGTCGGCCACCGTGGCCCGCCCCGACCTGTTGCGCGACTGGATCGCCCAGCCCCATCCCGGAGGGCGCACGGATCTGCTGACCATGACCGGCGGCGCGCGGCCGGAGCTGACCATTCTTGAAACCGAGGAGCGCCTGCCCTGGGCCGGCCATTCGGCGGTCTATGCGCATCGCGAGCTTTACGAGACCATCCAGCGCCACAAGACCACGCTGCTCTTTGTCAACACCCGCTCGCAGGCGGAAATGCTGTTCCAGGGGCTTTGGGACATCAACGAGGAGATGCTGCCCATTGCCCTGCATCACGGCTCGCTCTCGGTCGAGCAGCGGCGCAAGGTCGAGGCGGCAATGGCCTCGGGCAAGCTGAAGGCGGTGGTCTGCACCTCCACGCTCGATCTCGGCATCGACTGGGGCGATGTCGACCTCGTCGTGCAGGTGGGCGCCCCCAAGGGCTCGTCGCGCATGCTGCAGCGCATCGGCCGCGCCAATCACCGGCTCGACGATCCCTCCGAGGCGCTGCTGGTCCCCTCCAACCGCTTCGAAGTGCTCGAATGCGAGGCGGCGGTCGAAGCCGTCGCCGAGGGCCACCAGGACAGCGAGGACCCGTTGCCGGGCGGCTATGACGTGCTGGCCCAGCACGTGCTCGGCATGGCCTGTGCCGAACCCTTCGACGCCGAAGCGCTCCATGCCGAAATCCTTTGCGCCTGGCCCTATCGCGAGCTCAGTCGCGAAAAATTCGACAAGGTGCTCGATTTCGTCGCCACCGGCGGCTACGCGCTGCGCGCCTATGAGCGCTATGCCCGATTGAAGCAGACACCGGACGGCAAATGGCGCATCGCCAACCCAGCCGTGGCCCAGCAATACCGGCTCAATATCGGCACCATCATCGAGGAGCCCATGGTCCGCGTACGGCTGGTGCGGGCGCGGGGCCTCAAGCAGGGCCGGACCACCGGCCCCATCGGCATGGGCGGGCGCGTGCTGGGCGAGATGGAGGAATATTTCTTCGGCACGCTGTCGCTGGGCGATACCTTCATGTTCGGCGGCGAGATCGTCGCCTTCGAGGGCATGAAGGACAATGAGGCCTTCGTGTCCCGCGCCTTTTCCAAGGACCCCAAGATCCCCTCCTATATGGGCGGCAAGTTTCCGCTCTCGACCTATCTCGCCGAGCGCGTGCGCCGCATCATGGACAGTCCCGAGGAGTGGCGGAAACTGCCCGACCAGGTGGCAGACTGGCTGCGCCTGCAGCGCGACCTCTCGGTGCTCCCGCGCCGCGACAGCCTGCTTGTGGAGACCTTTCCGCGCGGCACCAATAACTTCCTTGTCTGCTACCCGTTCGAGGGGCGGCTGGCGCACCAGACACTGGGCATGCTGCTGACCCGCAGGCTCGAACGCATGCGCGCCCGCCCGCTGGGCTTCGTCGCCAGCGAATATGCCTTGGCCATTTGGGGCCTGGGCGATCTCTCGGCCTTGATCCGCACCGGGCGCCTCAGCCTCGATGAACTGTTTGCCGAGGACATGCTGGGCGATGACCTCGAAGCCTGGCTCGATGAGAGCGCGCTGATGAAGCGCACCTTCCGCAACTGCGCCATCATTGCCGGGCTGATCGAGCGCCGCCATCCGGGCAAGGAAAAGACCGGCCGGCAGATCACCATGAGTTCGGACATCATCTATGACGTGCTCTACCAGCACGAACCCGACCACATCCTGATCGAAGCCACCCGCCGCGACGCCGCCCGTGGCCTGCTCGATATCGAGCGGCTCGGGCAGATGCTGGCGCGCATTCGCCACCATATTGTCCACAAACCCCTCAGCCAGATTTCGCCGCTCGCCGTGCCGGTCATGCTCGATATCGGCAAGGAACCCATTTTCGGGGAAGCCCGGGAATCAGCTATGGCTGACGCAGCGGATGAATTGCTCAGGGAAGCGACGGCCGGGCGTTGA
- the pdeM gene encoding ligase-associated DNA damage response endonuclease PdeM, with product MLRFAGHNFEPLSTGALYWRARQTLLVADLHFEKMASFARRGQMLPPYDTAMTLTRLETDLRRTGARRLIALGDSFHRPEAATWLTPADRMRLDAITEAVDCLWLSGNHDPAPHAIGGTCLPELELDGLVLTHEPKKGQTGLVAGHLHPAARLAMDGRTTRKPCFVHDGRLMILPAYGSSTGALNILSPAFFGLFHWPALEVVMLGRDRTYPVPVKRLVGG from the coding sequence GTGCTGCGCTTCGCCGGCCACAATTTCGAGCCTCTGTCCACCGGCGCCCTCTATTGGCGGGCCCGGCAAACCCTGCTGGTCGCCGACCTGCATTTCGAGAAGATGGCGAGCTTTGCCCGCCGCGGCCAGATGCTGCCGCCCTATGACACCGCCATGACGCTGACCCGGCTCGAAACCGACCTCAGGCGCACCGGCGCGCGGCGGCTCATTGCGCTAGGCGACAGTTTCCACCGGCCCGAGGCCGCGACCTGGCTCACCCCCGCGGACCGGATGCGGCTCGACGCCATTACCGAGGCCGTGGACTGCCTCTGGCTCTCCGGCAATCACGATCCGGCGCCTCATGCCATTGGCGGCACCTGCCTGCCCGAACTGGAGCTGGACGGCCTGGTCCTGACGCACGAGCCGAAAAAGGGCCAGACGGGCCTTGTGGCCGGGCATCTGCATCCCGCGGCGCGCCTTGCCATGGATGGCCGCACGACGCGAAAGCCGTGTTTCGTGCATGATGGCCGGCTGATGATCCTGCCCGCCTATGGCAGCTCGACCGGCGCGCTCAACATTCTTTCGCCCGCCTTTTTCGGCCTGTTCCACTGGCCGGCGCTGGAAGTGGTGATGCTGGGCCGCGACCGCACCTATCCGGTGCCGGTCAAGCGGCTGGTGGGCGGCTAG
- a CDS encoding TIGR02186 family protein, which translates to MMRLILALFALVCAVLPAAAERLVSSVSTETVEITSSFDGERLTFFGSIAPDAGAEQRYVEGPFHVVVVVLGPTQDRVARKKTNNFGIWLNTEQVAFKGFPTYFHVLSSARLRDITDVNTLTTNYILPESHAISPNPAGWWQTLTFGRELIRLMSEQALFGVQEGGVRFLSDTFYQAQLTLPSNAPPGPYIAQTYVFKNGEIIARKSDGFAVRKIGFERFLALSSTQSPFLYGLACVVLALFTGWLGGVLFRR; encoded by the coding sequence ATGATGCGGCTTATCCTCGCCCTTTTCGCCCTCGTCTGCGCCGTGCTGCCCGCGGCGGCCGAGCGGCTGGTGTCGAGCGTCTCGACCGAAACGGTGGAGATCACCTCGAGCTTTGATGGCGAGCGGTTGACCTTTTTCGGCTCCATCGCACCTGATGCCGGCGCCGAGCAGCGCTATGTCGAAGGCCCCTTCCATGTGGTGGTGGTGGTGCTGGGCCCCACGCAGGACCGCGTCGCGCGCAAGAAGACCAATAATTTCGGTATCTGGCTCAATACCGAGCAGGTCGCATTCAAGGGCTTCCCGACCTATTTCCACGTGCTATCGAGCGCCCGGCTGCGTGACATCACCGATGTGAACACGCTGACGACCAATTATATCCTGCCCGAGTCTCATGCCATTTCACCCAATCCGGCGGGGTGGTGGCAGACCCTGACCTTCGGGCGCGAGCTCATCCGGCTGATGTCGGAACAGGCCCTGTTCGGCGTGCAGGAGGGGGGCGTGCGCTTTCTCTCGGACACCTTCTACCAGGCACAACTGACGCTGCCGAGCAATGCGCCGCCCGGCCCCTATATCGCCCAGACCTATGTGTTCAAGAATGGCGAGATCATTGCCCGCAAGTCCGACGGCTTTGCGGTGCGCAAGATCGGCTTCGAGCGCTTCCTGGCGCTGTCCTCCACCCAGTCGCCGTTTCTCTATGGCCTCGCCTGCGTGGTGCTGGCGCTGTTCACCGGCTGGCTGGGCGGGGTGCTGTTCCGGCGCTAG
- a CDS encoding sulfite exporter TauE/SafE family protein, protein MQIYLPIAELSVNLFFLVGIGGAVGFLSGLFGVGGGFLLTPLLIFSGVPTAVAVASVTGQVVAASTSGALSHYRRGGVDLHLAMYLILSGILGAFGGVAAFDLLRDAGQLDLIIALGFLVLLGFVGVLMLQESVRALLKRRQGIVVRERLPNQHSWIHGLPLRVRFKKSRLYISVLPVLIIGLFIGFVGSLLGIGGGFIMVPALVYLLRVPGNVVIGTSLAQVVAMMAATTILHAVQSQSVDILLAFCLMVGGTAGAQFGAAAGKHLRGEQLRGLLALLVLAVAIRFGLSLVLTPDDVFSMAAGSVTR, encoded by the coding sequence TTGCAGATCTATCTGCCGATCGCCGAGCTTTCCGTGAACCTCTTCTTTCTCGTGGGGATCGGAGGGGCGGTCGGATTTTTGTCGGGCCTGTTCGGCGTCGGCGGCGGCTTCCTGTTGACGCCGCTGCTGATCTTTTCGGGTGTGCCGACCGCCGTCGCGGTGGCCTCGGTCACCGGCCAGGTGGTGGCGGCCTCGACCTCGGGTGCGCTCAGCCATTATCGACGCGGCGGCGTCGATCTCCACCTGGCGATGTATCTGATCCTTTCGGGCATATTGGGCGCCTTTGGCGGCGTTGCGGCCTTCGACCTCCTCCGCGATGCGGGCCAGCTGGACCTCATCATCGCACTGGGCTTCCTGGTGCTGCTCGGCTTTGTCGGCGTGCTGATGCTGCAGGAGTCCGTGCGGGCGCTGCTCAAGCGCCGGCAGGGCATCGTGGTGCGCGAGCGCCTGCCCAACCAGCATAGCTGGATCCACGGCCTGCCGCTGCGCGTGCGCTTCAAGAAGAGCCGGCTCTATATCAGCGTGCTGCCGGTGCTGATCATCGGTCTGTTCATCGGTTTCGTTGGCTCGCTGCTGGGCATTGGCGGCGGCTTCATCATGGTGCCGGCGCTGGTCTATCTGCTGCGCGTGCCTGGCAATGTGGTCATCGGCACCTCGCTGGCGCAGGTGGTGGCGATGATGGCCGCCACCACCATCCTGCATGCGGTGCAGAGCCAGAGCGTCGACATTCTCCTGGCCTTCTGCCTGATGGTGGGCGGCACGGCGGGCGCCCAGTTCGGCGCGGCGGCCGGCAAGCATCTGCGCGGCGAACAGCTCCGGGGCCTGCTGGCCCTGCTGGTGCTGGCCGTGGCCATCCGGTTCGGCCTGTCGCTGGTGCTGACGCCGGACGACGTGTTCTCCATGGCGGCGGGGAGCGTAACGCGATGA